In Colletotrichum higginsianum IMI 349063 chromosome 3, whole genome shotgun sequence, a genomic segment contains:
- a CDS encoding Transmembrane protein 14C yields the protein MAEHPAFTLAGLLAGGGTFGFYRTRSKPSLIAGLTLGASFACAGQASLSPAHAAWNRNSACRNPPPPPADRNLVGYLLKKNKDYGAELALGSSVVLLGAGAQRLVATQAKSRPAIGLSIAGALSTYYYQKKFREFRFGV from the exons ATGGCTGAGCATCCGGCATTCACACTAGCGGGCCTGT tggctggcggcggcaccTTCGGCTTCTACCGCACGCGTTCCAAGCCGTCTCTCATTGCAGGCCTGACTCTCGGCGCCAGCTTTGCCTGCGCAGGTCAGGCTTCCCTCTCCCCCGCCCATGCGGCATGGAACCGCAATTCTGCTTGCCGGAaccctcccccgccccctgCTGACCGGAACCTCGTAGGATATCTCCtcaagaagaacaaggacTACGGCGCCGAGCTTGCGTTGGGTAGCAGCGTCGTCCTGCTGGGAGCCGGCGCCCAGAGGCTGGTTGCCACGCAAGCCAAGTCGCGCCCGGCCATCGGCCTTAGCATCGCCGGCGCGCTGTCGACGTACTACTACCAGAAGAAGTTCAGAGAATTCCGCTTCGGTGTCTGA
- a CDS encoding Emopamil binding protein, protein MSSASSTLPPDLFDQTTLVSLGATVVLLSIAIAVSRRVLHPTTSTRYRVLFVWHAFDALIHFFLEGSFLYHCFFSYIPLADVPNADLGGFHPTPANFLGHSDRIYGAQAGGDNPFAQLWMVYARADKRWAGADLGVISLELLTVFGAGPLAVWICYCIAKRDPKVNIWMIIIATAELYGGFMTFCPEWLTGNIYLDTSNFMYLWVYLVFFNMLWVFIPLYAIYVAYGEISSAFKVQGARKNL, encoded by the exons ATGTCGTCCGCATCCTCAACCCTTCCGCCCGACCTATTTGACCAAACGACGCTCGTATCCCTCGGGGCCACggtcgtcctcctctccatcgccatcgccgtaTCCCGCCGCGTCCTGCACCCGACGACTTCGACGAGGTATcgcgtcctcttcgtctggCACGCATTCGACGCCCTGATCCATTTCTTTCTTGAGGGCAGCTTCCTATACCACTGCTTTTTCTCCTATATTCCGCTCGCCGACGTGCCCAATGCCGACCTTGGTGGGTTTCACCCGACGCCCGCGAACTTCCTGGGCCATTCGGACCGCATCTACGGCGCCCAGGCGGGCGGGGACAACCCCTTTGCGCAGCTATGGATGGTATACGCGAGGGCGGATAAGAGGTGGGCTGGTGCAGACTTG GGCGTGATCTCGCTGGAGCTTTTGACCGTGTTTGGTGCCGGACCTTTGGCGGTCTGGATCTGCTACTGCATTGCCAAGCGCGATCCTAAGGTCAATATTTGGATGATCATCATCGCGACTGCGGAGCTCTACGGAG GCTTCATGACCTTCTGCCCTGAGTGGCTGACCGGCAACATCTACCTGGACACCAGCAACTTCATGTACCTGTGGGTTTACCTGGTCTTCTTCAACATGCTGTGGGTGTTCATTCCCTTGTATGCCATCTACGTCGCCTATGGAGAGATTTCGTCCGCCTTCAAGGTTCAGGGTGCGAGGAAGAACCTTTGA
- a CDS encoding Glucose-repressible protein — MISSTEGKTSGATSATQEGRHHDARGNGCLPSLTGDFKVLPTSYINLLFPPPLPTFFFFFITLTNKQLQTTFTNNQPNQPAQPTIKMDTIKNAANYVSESVQQAGATASKETNKQVAKDDNVSIGNRASAAKDAVSDKVDEQKHDFKGEGYKESAKH; from the exons ATGATCTCAAGCACGGAAGGCAAGACCAGCGGGGCAACTTCCGCAACGCAGGAAGGAAGGCACCACGACGCAAGAGGCAATGGCTGCCTGCCTTCCCTCACGGGCGACTTCAAGGTGCTCCCAACTTCTTATATAAACCTCCTCTTCCCACCACCTCTCCcgaccttttttttcttcttcatcacaCTCACAAACAAGCAACTTCAAACAACCTTCACAAACAACCAACCAAACCAACCAGCTCAACCAACCATCAAAATGGATACCATCAAGAACGCCGCCAACTACGTCTCCGAGTCTGTTCAGCAGGCCGGTGCCACCGCCTCCAAGGAGACCAACAAGCAGGTCGCCAAGGATGACAACGTCTCCATCGGCAACCG TGCCTCCGCTGCCAAGGATGCTGTCAGCGACAAGGTCGACGAGCAGAAGCATGACTTCAAGGGCGAGGGCTACAAGGAGTCTGCCAAGCACTAA
- a CDS encoding Alpha beta hydrolase fold family, translated as MPSIMPAKSFAESDKPSRPVHSQRREWRRPLVLALAFFGIWAWKLGDWLDGRNAILHTERSGPFPVFTDWDDIPPCEKLRWVRCALPGMAPTGRGYMCARLTVPMDYQRPLNLSSDNPKVHIAMVLLPGLGNGLETRRFSESPLILNPGGPGGSGTMFTLPPFGPTIQTAAGGRIDIIGFDPRGIGATTPRADCFVDTEPGHESSTEAKNLAYLHRLTWNTMAHDVGLPNTTAGATDQLVHRAKALSKLCSQKYGDAGGFRYMATPNVAADMKTIVEAHDAWLEDNGFNTVPLSAGKLSASEALPPSTKGKLVYWGFSYGTFLGQTFAAMYLGRLVLDGVVDSRSYDTPSWISGMQDADAILDKLFYYCHSASNGCALFRDGDDGPDPIKKRYEQVMAKLRDEPVIVVSRLGHMPIVLMEADVKKVLFTSLYSPTRIFPLLANFLNRVFVGDDLSDWVIAPDFGFIRDPTLKLPIYPEESAPAIGCSDQRYRRNETWEETLNEVSKYTTSFADVWTSIMMVCEDWDVEAKFPSPDWDANLQSPNPINTSFPILFAGNTHDPVTPLSSAVAMSQRFVGAGLFELKAEGHCTLAATSLCAIMKIQDYLQKGVVPPQPTVVADGTLAGWDTCEANEWPWKPFLGGPGKTEDGVRAEDLLVLQGLREVHGEIIGRLTPPLKVRLE; from the exons ATGCCTTCAATCATGCCGGCGAAAAGCTTCGCTGAGTCAGATAAGCCTTCTCGGCCTGTTCACTCGCAGCGGAGAGAATGGAGGAGGCCTCTCGTTCTCGCGCTCGCTTTTTTCGGCATCTGGGCATGGAAACTCGGTGACTGGCTCGACGGCCGCAACGCAATTCTCCACACGGAGCGGAGCGGGCCTTTCCCTGTCTTCACCGACTGGGACGACATTCCGCCATGCGAGAAGCTGCGCTGGGTGCGATGCGCTCTGCCCGGCATGGCTCCCACAGGTCGTGGCTACATGTGCGCCCGTTTGACCGTGCCGATGGATTACCAACGGCCTCTGAATTTGTCCTCCGACAATCCCAAGGTCCACATCGCCATGGTCCTCCTTCCCGGCCTCGGCAACGGCTTGGAGACCCGCCGCTTTTCCGAGTCTCCGCTTATTCTCAACCCCGGCGGGCCCGGCGGATCCGGAACCATGTTCACGCTTCCGCCCTTCGGCCCCACAATCCAGACGGCCGCCGGAGGCAGAATCGACATCATCGGCTTTGATCCTCGGGGCATCGGAGCCACAACACCCCGTGCTGACTGCTTCGTTGATACTGAGCCAGGCCACGAGTCCTCAACCGAGGCAAAGAATCTCGCTTACCTGCACCGGCTGACCTGGAATACGATGGCTCACGACGTCGGCCTGCCCAACACTACCGCCGGCGCCACGGACCAGCTCGTCCATAGGGCCAAGGCGCTGTCCAAGCTTTGTTCCCAAAAATATGGGGACGCGGGTGGATTCAGGTACATGGCGACGCCAAACGTGGCGGCCGACATGAAGACCATCGTCGAAGCACACGACGCCTGGCTCGAGGACAATGGATTCAACACCGTTCCGCTCAGCGCGGGCAAGCTCTCGGCAAGCGAGGCGCTTCCGCCTTCTACCAAGGGCAAGCTCGTGTACTGGGGCTTCAGCTACGGCACGTTTCTTGGGCAGACCTTTGCGGCCATGTATC TGGGGCGATTGGTTCTTGACGGTGTTGTAGACTCCAGGTCGTATGATACGCCC TCGTGGATCTCGGGCATGCAAGACGCAGACGCAatcctcgacaagctctTCTACTACTGTCATTCCGCCAGTAACGGCTGCGCCCTCTTccgtgatggcgatgatggcccGGACCCCATCAAGAAACGATACGAGCAAGTCATGGCCAAGTTGCGAGACGAACCAGTTATCGTCGTATCTCGCCTGGGGCACATGCCCATCGTATTGATGGAGGCCGATGTCAAGAAGGTGCTTTTCACATCATTGTACTCTCCCACCAGGATCTTCCCTTTGTTGGCCAACTTCCTGAACCGCGTCTTCGTCGGAGACGACCTCTCCGACTGGGTGATCGCGCCGGATTTCGGCTTCATCCGCGACCCAACTCTGAAGCTGCCAATCTACCCCGAAGAGAGCGCGCCGGCCATCGGATGTAGTGACCAGCGGTACCGT CGAAACGAGACATGGGAGGAGACGCTGAACGAGGTGTCTAAGTACACGACTTCGTTCGCAGACGTC TGGACGTCCATTATGATGGTCTGCGAAGACTGGGACGTGGAAGCCAAGTTCCCCAGCCCCGACTGGGACGCGAACCTCCAGAGCCCAAACCCGATCAACACTTCCTTCCCGATCCTATTCGCAGGCAATACCCACGATCCCGTCACTCCTctctcctcggccgtcgcgaTGTCGCAGAGattcgtcggcgccggcctcttcgagctcaaggccgagggccaTTGCACACTGGCCGCGACATCGCTCTGCGCCATCATGAAGATCCAGGACTACTTGCAAAAGGGTGTTGTCCCGCCGCAGCCGAcagtcgtcgccgacgggaCCCTTGCAGGGTGGGATACGTGTGAAGCCAACGAGTGGCCTTGGAAGCCGTTCCTTGGGGGCCCTGGCAAGACGGAAGATGGCGTGCGTGCGGAGGACCTGCTTGTCTTGCAGGGGCTGAGAGAAGTGCATGGAGAGATCATCGGCAGGTTGACACCGCCTTTGAAGGTGCGTCTCGAGTGA
- a CDS encoding ATP-NAD kinase, with translation MGVGTAIDDKEKCVGLEKDEDAHSSDSDDDYQKAVEVTFEPGNPYRRKSSLVTSDTSRPLPRHPSRRTECIVHQFLESQRKARDAVASASNHGSRSNSTSSASKANDHLHHGHPTYESPNRQAGAKDVCRETGMSKTVEPKGRVAKQRASILAADSPEDSDIGQADEKSWRSEIIKSASQVDLAQSDDEDELHSRLLTKKQLSEMAWGVRELSRRLSSMRIRFRVKTIFLLTKIHDADLISRTRELTKWLLSHERDVDYTVYVEEKFKDNKKFNALGMVEELSKEALDAGQPQTKASDDVISKRLRYWDEDMCRNRPHMFDFAITLGGDGTVLYASWLFQRIVPPVLSFSLGSLGFLTKFDFEEHRTILESAFNKGVTVSLRLRFEGTIMRSQQRKRLADAEESSSSQDDDGHKPDLVEELVGEEREDEHTHKPDGTFEILNEIVVDRGPNPTMSYTEIFGDDEHFTSVLADGICVSTPTGSTAYNLAAGGSLCHPENPVMLVTAICAHTLSFRPIILPDTIVLRIGVPYDARTNSWASFDGRERMELFPGDYVTISASRYPFASVQAQGRRSEDWVNSISGKLGWNTRQKQKGYKEWDN, from the exons ATGGGCGTCGGGACCGCGATtgacgacaaggagaagTGCGTCGGCttggagaaggacgaggatgcTCATTCGAGTGACAGCGACGATGATTACCAAAAGGCCGTTGAG GTCACATTTGAGCCCGGCAATCCTTACCGCCGCAAAAGCTCACTGGTGACGTCTGACACATCTCGGCCTCTGCCGCGCCACCCGAGCAGAAGAACTGAGTGCATCGTCCACCAGTTCCTCGAAAGCCAGAGAAAGGCCCGCGACGCCGTTGCCTCCGCCAGCAACCACGGCTCCAGGTCCAATTCGACCTCGAGCGCTTCCAAGGCGAACGATCACCTCCACCACGGCCATCCCACCTACGAGAGTCCTAACCGGCAAGCGGGCGCCAAGGACGTATGCAGGGAAACGGGCATGTCCAAAACGGTTGAGCCGAAAGGGCGCGTGGCCAAGCAGAGAGCCTCGATTCTGGCAGCAGACAGCCCGGAAGACAGCGACATTGGTCAGGCTGACGAAAAGTCTTGGCGATCTGAAATCATCAAGTCTGCATCACAAGTCGATCTCGCACAgtccgacgacgaagatgagctGCACAGCCGGCTACTTACCAAGAAACAGCTAAGCGAGATGGCCTGGGGGGTTCGCGAGCTCAGCCGTCGCCTCAGCAGCATGCGCATCAGGTTCCGCGTCAAGACCATCTTCCTCCTTACCAAGATACACGACGCAGACTTGATCAGTCGAACACGGGAGCTGACCAAATGGCTTCTGTCGCACGAGCGAGACGTCGACTATACCGTCTATGTGGAGGAGAAGTTCAAGGACAACAAAAAGTTCAACGCGTTGGGCATGGTCGAAGAGCTCAGCAAGGAGGCCCTCGATGCCGGCCAACCGCAAACCAAGGCCAGCGATGATGTCATCTCTAAACGGCTCCGATACTGGGATGAAGACATGTGCCGCAACCGACCGCACATGTTCGACTTTGCAATCACTttgggcggcgacggcactGTGCTTTATGCCAGCTGGTTGTTCCAGCGCATCGTCCCACCGGTGCTGAGCTTCTCCCTCGGTAGTCTTGGCTTCCTAACCAAATTCGACTTTGAGGAACACCGCACCATACTCGAGAGCGCATTTAACAAGGGCGTCACAGTGAGCCTACGACTGCGCTTCGAAGGAACCATCATGAGGAGCCAGCAGAGAAAGCGATTGGCGGACGCCGAAGAGAGCAGCTCTAGCCAGGACGATGATGGACACAAGCCCGACCTTGTCGAAGAACTTGTAggcgaggagagggaggacgAGCATACGCACAAACCAGACGGGACCTTTGAGATATTGAATGAAATCGTCGTGGACCGCGGCCCCAACCCGA CAATGTCATATACGGAAATATTTGGTGACGATGAGCACTTCACTTCCGTCTTGGCAGATGGCATTTGCGTGTCGACCCCAACCGGCTCTACCGCCTACAATctggcggccggcggctcTCTCTGCCACCCTGAGAACCCAGTCATGCTCGTCACCGCCATCTGTGCTCATACGCTTTCCTTCCGCCCAATCATCCTACCAGACACCATCGTCCTCCGTATAGGTGTGCCCTACGATGCAAGGACGAACTCCTGGGCCAGCTtcgacggccgcgagcgCATGGAGCTGTTCCCTGGGGACTATGTCACCATTAGCGCCAGTCGGTATCCCTTTGCAAGCGTCCAGGCTCAGGGTCGGCGCAGCGAGGACTGGGTCAACAGCATTAGCGGAAAACTGGGCTGGAATACGCGGCAGAAACAAAAGGGATACAAGGAATGGGACAATTAG
- a CDS encoding Transmembrane hyphal anastomosis protein ham2 far11, which produces MNSLWSSKSVDDDVPATKEPPPTGDVADAVVADVGPDADNPPPPPPPARPSLQRNTSAPSAVPAPAPVPPAPMPPAPSDQPQPTDSLSLMQLRRIVAEFSRGEPVAYDFVYSDMGSHDEEIDEWFVYQFWQWVRLNAAQRAFEWQWQHEYDMHTTWEETEHEARAKFTQDALDGLQVNDLTQRSASLGKILYLVLGRWGDTSTPATIGDRRSAASATQLVAIRSSIAFLTSLGGIGTVWEALQNCFNVFWLDDPRLAQPGGTQEAQDELINLMTIMYVIIQEALSFPKELETTRSELLSLKPGLVDFLSMAAAKLRWDDGNLMPSSQIFLLFWKTVLLVFGGTQEIDEAKKATSESPNVKSKDVITASPLDYHVFRQELTSKYPAYVPPRTLIPLEPENTTLLPPLPNHPTRTSAAIGIVPGPPNPQSSGASILHQPVHIATPAPSPPPSPGVGGKGGKKQNYQTNQNFPFMYPPLDATSNSAGGKGGAGLQEQLVGRRWEGSDIPASILEAGELFSKRVRMTRATRQFWEEREGFLKFERGWEAEDSDDDVDSLDLEGLSLEEKQEIAALKAETRAEERREAQVSVRGPEIDCGPAADKVSDEVKRRLLAVESFYKESLPHMQSLVIVLLRPILVNVTAVLAQPAAAQQHPSMAGRGANGMNGGPGSNRQQQTQEPSSTQSGPAELPEMSPEEVDAARSREITTKAVTAILLLLLKWLRVSHVLKFEYMTQLLLDSNYLPLVLKLFAHQDVQQVVDSKTDRLENSFFHFCNLRSKFKDQPPVQGEPEEESEDEAAPPPIKRRRSPPRATTAATSDGDDNARVEGQAAVRPEVDELGYPVNDLPAEPITDFSRRNFFSLINYLRIMQKICKHKAHRNLLLVQYKSANILRKSLKIPQPELRLYTLKLFKNQVPYCGRKWRQSNMRVITAVYLHCRPELRDEWLAGSDVDADVDSALPLEQALRSLTHWFNVRWYPDKIAVELRAALREEQDFFTRELEKLDMNWADVGLDDGANSEWDEAAGWP; this is translated from the exons ATGAACTCTCTGTGGTCCTCGAAGTcggtcgacgatgacgtcCCCGCTACAAAGGAGCCACCACCTACCGGCGATGtcgccgatgccgtcgtcgcagaTGTCGGTCCCGATGCGGACAACCCACcgccccctccgcctccggcACGACCATCTTTGCAACGAAACACCTCCGCACCATCTGCCGTTCCCGCGCCGGCTCCAGTCCCCCCCGCTCCGATGCCTCCTGCGCCTTCCGATCAACCGCAACCAACCGACTCGCTGTCACTGATGCAGTTGAGGCGAATAGTCGCCGAGTTCAGCCGTGGCGAACCCGTTGCATACGACTTCGTCTATAGCGACATGGGCTCGCACGACGAGGAGATTGATGAATGGTTCGTGTACCAGTTTTGGCAGTGGGTGCGGCTGAATGCCGCTCAAAGAGCGTTCGagtggcagtggcagcaCGAGTACGATATGCATACGACTTGGGAAGAGACGGAGCACGAGGCAAGAGCCAAGTTCACACAAGACGCCCTGGATGGCCTCCAGGTCAACGACCTCACACAACGTTCAGCGTCCCTTGGCAAGATCTTATACTTGGTGTTGGGCCGATGGGGTGATACTTCCACCCCTGCGACCATCGGCGACAGGAGGTCGGCTGCGAGTGCGACACAGCTGGTGGCCATACGATCAAGCATTGCCTTCCTGACGTCCCTGGGTGGCATTGGCACAGTCTGGGAGGCTTTGCAAAACTGCTTCAATGTGTTCTG GTTGGATGACCCTCGACTCGCGCAACCAGGTGGTACCCAAGAGGCTCAGGATGAACTGATTAACCTAATGACCATTATGTATGTCATTATTCAGGAGGCTTTGAGCTTCCCTAAGGAACTCGAGACCACCAGATCCGAACTTC TTTCTTTGAAACCCGGTCTTGTTGACTTTCTGTCCATGGCAGCAGCTAAGCTGCGTTGGGACGATGGCAACTTGATGCCATCCAGCCAG ATCTTTTTGCTTTTCTGGAAGACCGTTCTCCTAGTCTTTGGTGGCACGCAAGAGATAGACGAGGCCAAAAAGGCCACCAGCGAATCGCCGAACGTGAAATCCAAGGATGTCATCACTGCGTCGCCTTTGGACTACCATGTATTCCGACAAGAACTCACTTCCAAATACCCCGCCTAcgtgccgccgaggacgctCATTCCCCTCGAACCGGAGAACACGACTCTCCTGCCGCCGTTACCTAATCACCCTACCAGAACTAGTGCGGCGATAGGAATTGTCCCGGGACCACCCAACCCACAAAGCAGCGGCGCTTCTATCCTGCACCAGCCAGTCCACATCGCGACACCTGCTCCTTCGCCACCTCCGTCTCCTGGTGTTGGGGGTAAGGGCGGGAAGAAACAAAACTATCAGACGAACCAGAACTTCCCATTCATGTACCCTCCTCTGGATGCCACCAGCAACAGTGCCGGTGGTAAAGGTGGAGCTGGGCTACAGGAGCAGCTTGTCGGTCGCAGATGGGAGGGCAGTGATATTCCCGCGTCGATTCTGGAGGCGGGAGAACTATTCTCAAAGAGAGTTCGCATGACGCGCGCTACACGCCAGTTTTGGGAAGAACGCGAAGGCTTCCTCAAATTCGAGAGGGGATGGGAAGCAGAGGAcagcgatgacgacgttgacagcctcgaccttgaaggGTTGAGTCTGGAAGAGAAGCAAGAAATTGCTGCGCTCAAGGCCGAGACCCGGGCCGAAGAGCGCAGGGAGGCACAAGTTTCAGTTCGAGGGCCGGAAATCGACTGCGGTCCTGCTGCAGACAAAGTGAGCGACGAGGTCAAGCGTCGACTGCTTGCTGTCGAGAGCTTCTAT AAGGAGTCTCTTCCTCACATGCAGTCGCTCGTGATCGTACTCCTGAGACCGATCCTAGTGAACGTCACTGCTGTCTTAGCGCAGCCCGCCGCAGCACAACAACACCCGAGTATGGCCGGTAGAGGGGCTAACGGGATGAATGGTGGCCCAGGGTCTAACAGGCAACAACAAACCCAGGAGCCCTCGTCAACGCAGTCAGGCCCCGCCGAGCTTCCCGAGATGTCGCCTGAAGAGGTGGATGCCGCAAGGTCCCGAGAGATCACCACCAAAGCCGTGACGGCCATCTTGCTCCTCCTGTTGAAGTGGCTTAGAGTCTCTC ACGTTCTCAAGTTCGAATACATGACACAGCTTCTGCTCGACTCCAACTACCTCCCACTAGTGCTCAAGCTGTTTGCGCATCAGGACGTCCAGCAAGTCGTTGACAGTAAGACAGACAGGCTCGAAAACAG TTTCTTCCACTTCTGCAATCTGCGGTCCAAGTTCAAGGACCAGCCGCCCGTCCAGGGAGAGCCCGAGGAAGAGAGCGAAGACGAAGCGGCGCCACCGCCTATCAAGAGAAGGCGGTCACCACCCCGAGCAACAACGGCCGCCACGagcgatggcgacgacaacgctAGGGTCGAGGGACAGGCTGCGGTGCGGCCtgaagtcgacgagctcgggtATCCCGTCAACGACCTACCGGCCGAGCCGATCACCGACTTCTCGAGGAGAAACTTTTTCTCCTTGATCAACTACCTCCGGATCATGCAGAAGATATGCAAACACAAGGCCCACAGAAATCTCCTTCTAGTGCAGTACAAGTCGGCCAACATCCTTCGCAAGTCTCTCAAGATTCCCCAGCCGGAGCTCCGGCTGTACACCTTGAAGCTGTTCAAAAACCAGGTTCCATACTGCGGCCGCAAGTGGAGACAGAGCAACATGCGCGTCATCACAGCGGTCTATCTACACTGCCGGCCCGAACTGCGTGACGAGTGGCTGGCGGGCagcgatgtcgacgccgatgtcgaTTCGGCACTGCCCTTGGAGCAGGCGCTGCGCAGCCTGACCCATTGGTTCAACGTACGGTGGTATCCGGATAAAATTGCCGTCGAGCTGCGGGCTGCCCTGCGGGAGGAACAGGACTTTTTCACGAGGGAACTGGAAAAGTTGGACATGAACTGGGCCGACGTGGgtctcgacgatggcgcaAACAGTGAGtgggacgaggcggccggaTGGCCATGA